agatagatagacagattaTAGGGAATTGGCTTACACGATTACAGAGGCTGacaagtcccaagatctgcagtTGGCAAGCTAGACCTAGGAAACCTGATGTGTCATTTCAGTGTGATTCAAGACCGCCCAAAAAGCCCATGTTTCAGTCTGACTCTGAAGGTCAGAAAAGACCAATGTCCCAGCTTAATAGTGAGGCAGGAAGAGTTCTCTCTTACTTAGCCTACTCAGGTCTTTGGTCGATTGGATGAGACCTCCTCATATTAGAGACGAAAATATGTTTTACTCACTCTACCCACTCAAATACTAGTCTTACCCTGAAACACCCCTATGGAcatacccagaataatgtttgtgGTCTGAGTAAGGCCTGGGCACCTCATGGTCAAGTCaacacataaaatgaaccatcacacCATCCAACCTGGCATGCTCCAGTGGTAGAAAAGAATCTGGAGGACGTGATCCATTCTCACCAATTTTCACTGAGAACTGGCAATGGAACATTAAGACTGGCACTtcatttttttagtataaaatccaaaaaaacagaGTGATGAAAGGTTATCTTCCTCTGCTTGAAACTTTCCAGCTTAATGGTTTGGAAGGCTAAGGCTGATGGTAAAAGgataataacctttttttttttttttttaatctatggcTAACAACATGAGGAAGTACTTTATGGTGAATTTACTTTCTATAGAATAGAAAGTACTATATGTTCTATTCTGCAAGTGGTATAGTAGTTATCTGTTAATGCGTAATAAACTAACCCAAAACTTAATGGGATAGGCTTATTATCACTCATAGTTTCTGTTGGCCAGGAATTTGAGAGCAACTTAGCTGAGTAATTATTGTTCAGGATTGCTCGTGGGCTTGCAGTCAAGTAATGGGCCAAGTATGCCGTCAACTGCAAGTTTTATAGAAGACCTGATTCCAAAGTGTCTCACTACAATAGCTGGCATTTTGGTGCTAGTTGTTGCTGGGAAACCTCAGTTCTTCTCTAACTGgcttttcctcaggattgtttgAGTGTCTTTATAgcactgtctgtctgtcttttcttaGAACAAGCAATTCATGAAAGTAAAGTGGAAGCAGCAATGTCATTTGCAGTCAACCCTCAGAAGTcatatattggttttttttttttttttggaggggaggttgtctttttaggctacacccactgcatatggaagttcccaggctaggggtcgaatcagagctgcaactgccagccacagccacagccacagcaatgcgggatcaaaggcatgtctgcaacctacaccacaactccccgcaaaattggatccttaacccattgagctagacCAGgactcgaacctgcatcctcatcgttACTGGTTGGGGTCATTACCTCTGAGCTATAATGGGAGCTCCTGAAGTCATATATTGTTAATTTTACAAAGTCCTGTTGGTCACATGGGTTAGCCCTATTTAGGATGGAAGGGGGCTACCCATGGGGGTGAATTTCAGGAGGCAAGAATCATTTGGGGGCCATCTTGCAGGCAAGCTTTACATAAATATATTGTCCAGATTCTTGGTTATAACATTAGATATTAATTAATGCCATTAGAGAAAAGAACATGTTTTACAAGTTTATTAGCATATGGAATTCAATGTAAAACCTTGCTACATCAAGAAAGATTTATTATAACCAATTTCTTACCTTCAAATTTAGTTGTTCCATTATTGATATGAGATTATAGTAAACTAAGACAAGATTTTCCCATCATAAAGATATGTCTGCTATCTTCAATGTATCTGAACTTTTTTCTACTATTGATTGATTTCTAGCATTTTTGCGATGATAGAAGTTAAATCTATAAtgtcatattcatttttctttttgcaatatGCTGAACATTTTAGTTTCCAACTCTTTCTCCTtcctatttaaatttcaaaatgagtAATCAGTGCAATGACTTTTCACGAATTCACCAACAGTTATTAAAATTTACTATgttccggggagttcccgtcgtggctcagtggttaacgaatccgactaggaaccatgaggttgtgggttcaatccccggccttgctcagtgggttaaggatccagcgttgccgtgagctgtgatgtgggtcgaagatgcggctcagatctggcgttgctgtggccttggtgtaggctgtagctccaattcaacccctagcctgggaacctccatatgccatgggagcggcccaagaaatagcaaaaagacaaaaaaaaaatttactatgttCTCAACATTGTGTGACCTGTTTACACTGGGGAGTAGGACATGGTGTGTTAAACACTGTAGCAGAATAATGCACGGAATGTTATGTGGCCATCAGAAAGTATTCACATCTTCCCGGGGCTGATACTAAAGAGTGCTTCAGAGAGGGGCTAACATCTAAGGCATATTTTGAACAACAGTAGGAGTTCCATAAATGTGGATGAACGTGGTGGTTCTGTAGGGAAGATATTTTACATGAAATGACCAGAATGTTCAAAAGCAAGAAAGTGATGGGTCTCAGGACATGCTGCTCCAAAATATGGCACCTTAGCATATTGAATATCTTAAGAGAAAGTAATAGAAGCAGGAAGATTACTCTGATCCCCCTCCTCACCCTTCTCCCCTAAAACAGGTTGTAAAATCCTCATGTGAATGGTGTCCTCCCTATACCCAGAGGAAAGGAGCCTCCTTATCGCCAAAGACAAAAGGATGCTGGAAAGAATCCTAATAAATAAACTTTGCTGAGTTTCTCCAGGCAACTGTGCATAAAATACACAGATCTTGCTGTTTGGGTTTCCTTATGAAAGTTCCTGCGTCACAGAAAACTTATATTAAATAAACTTGTATATCTTGCTCCTATTAATCTTTGTTAGTTTAATTTTTAGACCTGGCTAGGGATCCTAAAAGActcaaggaaaattttttcttcctctacaaAAGCATAAAATAGCATGGCttatatattagtttcctattactGTTATAAGAATTTACCATAGACGTGGTATTATTTCTCAAATCTGTAATAGGCCCATAGTTTGACTCAaactcactgggctaaaatcaaagtgtcaggAGGATTGCACtactttctggaggctctagggaagacCTATTTAATTGCCTTTTCCTTCTAgtagcttctagaggccacctgcagTCTTTGGTTTGTGGCCCTCTTCCCTTGTCTTCAAAGAGAACAGTGGTGGGTCAAGTTCTTCTCACACTGCTATCTCTCTGGTTCCCTGCATTTTAGGACTCATATGATTAGATTGGGCCAAGCTGGGTAATTTAAAATAacctccccatctcaaggtcttgaaccttaatcacatctgcagcatacctTTTGTCCTGTAAGATAAAATCCACGGGTTCTGAGAATTGGGGTAtagacattttggggggggggcactattCTGCCTAGCATAGCCCCTtcagaaaacagcaaaaaatttAGCATGGTTAGGTTGCAGGCTTCTTGGCAGTGAATGGTCAAAGATTAGGTAGAAAAGTAGGCAGAGTCCAGTCCAAGAAAGTTCAAGAGTGCTAGGCTAGGGAGACTATATACTGCCTCATATAGGAgatatttgttttttcatctgcCCAGTATTCCTTGCCCCTTTTCTTATTAACAGTGTTCCTGTTTTCCTTTGAAGAATTTCCCCTTGGGCATCCATATGGTATGGTTTTGGTCAGGGTGCCAATTATAGCACATCACCCCTTTGTCCAAAGGATTGGATCTGTCTTGCAGGCCTACCCTCTTGGCCTGTGTAATTAATCCAAGGTGTAAACATATTATTCTCTGACATATAATTCAGACACTTTGCCTTGGATTTCATAAATAATGGAAGAGAAGGCATCTCTCTTGGCTTTGAAGTTGCTAGCCAGAGTGATATAAAAGCCTGAAATTATCCATGGCACTGCCTTCTCATTCCAGTCTCTGAGAGAAGCTCATCTGCTTGTAAGAGATGCAACTACCGCCTTGTTTCAGGTCCTCATTCCCAGCCTGGATTGCTGTGATGGCCTCTGGAGTGGTTTTCTGGCGCCCAACTAATCCTTCCCTTCATGAGTTTTCCAGAGTTGCCTTCTACAACGCTCACTCCACCTGGCCCCTCTCTGCTTAGATTGCTCCCAGGGCTCAGTCACCTTGTTTAGCCAGCCCTGTGGCCCTTCCACagcccctgcttccctctccagcCTCCGGGCAGGCCACTCCACCAATCCTTCCGTGTTCACACTCTGCCATCCTCACCTCAGCTCCTCAAGGATGTACCTCACACCAGGCTCACCACCTGGCCTTTGTACAGCTTCTCTCTTGACCTGGAATGTTTTTGGCATCCCTCCTCCTGAGCACCAACCTTTCCCCTCCACCAGGAATCATCCTTAAATATCCTGAGAGCTTGACCACACCCCTGACCGGGCCTAGGTGTCACCCTCCTAGGCTGGGTTGCAAGCACATCAAGAACACAGGTATTGCCTTCTTCGCTTTTGTAGGGAAAATCTTTGACTATCcctataataaaaaattgaatgaacgaaaagaaaaagagagagagagatgcaactACCTGAGAGAAatcagaaacaagaaagaaaaatctgagagCTGATTTAAATTCCtggacttgaatttttttttttcagttggtcTCTTGGAATTGAGAAAGTCCTAACTCACCTTATGTGCTATAAGAAGTctttgaaaggaagaaagcaatgGAGTAATGTGGTCAGATTTGTCCTGATGGCAACGTATAAAATGGCTTGTGGTAAAAGTAGAGAGCTATTGCAATCTTCTAGGTGACAGCTGATGTGTTGTTAAATTAGAGCATCCAAGCCAAAGAAGCAGAGAGTTTTGTATGGGGTGGTCAACAATGTCAGACCTTACAAAGAGCCAGAGCTTAAAAGCAAAAAGCATTCAAATGATTTGGCAAAGCAATGATTATTTACAGCCTTAACAGGACTTATTTAAATGGGCTAGTAGGAGTTGAACTATAGGAGGTTGAAGAGTTGGTGCTTCGAACagtattttacttatatttaattataaaagtaaataatttttattatagaatatccaacaaatatataaataataaagaaaatgagtatCACCAGTAACCATATTAGCAATAGCTACTGTTAATGGTTTGATCTTTCCCTTCCAGACAGTATATGATTTGGcatttctttcttaatattttattgttaacaATTCCTCTTCTTATTAAATATCCTTGAAGATATGACTTTTATTGGCTGCATAATATTCAACCATAGGTCATGGTCAattctttaaatatctttgtaTATAAGTTATAATGTCAGAATAGTAAAGTATATGttagaataacttttaaaaatattttacattttgcacCTTAAATTTGTATCTTCCAATGAATATACCAGTAATTCTACttcaaggagaatttttttaaattaccaattGCTTGTGCATTTTTACTATCATGAGCCATTGGCTTTCCCCCTCTCTCTACTGAAGGAGCAAAGTGTGTCATTTAGCTTTCTTTTGTTCCTGAAATagtaaaagaattctttttttctgtttctttttatgtccCTTAGATGTGGCATCCTGTTTCCTACTGAGCTTTTTTGACCCAACTCCTACAGGCTTTTGCTATTTCTCTCTGATCTCCTCAGGAATTTGCCCTACATTCCACTTTCTATGGCATTTCCATTTGTGCTTCATCTTCTTGTGAAGTTCTTTCTTAAGTAACTTTTATAGtccttgccaatattttcttattGCAAATATAACAAGTTGTGCTGCTGCTGCACTTTGGGACGTGTTTTACTTGATCCAGTCAAAAACAGCATTTTTGACCAAATCAACACTTGACCCTGTGACATTCAGCTATTAGAAATTCGTAATCAAAATCACCaaaaaggcatatatacagaagAGATTTATATATACAAGGAAGctaacatttttattgtattactGGAGTTTTGTAACTTGTCTCACTCAAATGCTTTATCTAGGAGGAGCATACAGTCaatcaaatcagtaaaattaaaattcttgcCAAAATACAGATCATGACTCCACCATTTAATTTGTTTTAGCTACCTGGGAATTCAATGATatatagtaaaaaatatttatttttttaatttattttattttatttttttgtctttttgccttttctagggcccctcccgtggcatatggaggttcccaggttaagggtctaattggagctgtagctgccagccttcgccagagccgcaggaacacaggatccaagtcatgtctgcgacctacaccacagatcacagcaacgccagatcattaacccgctgagcaaggccagggattgaacccgcaacctcatagttcctagtcagatttgttaaccactgcaccgtggcgggaactcccaatatagtaaaaaatctttaaataaaatgtatcagttaggagtttctgttgtggctcagcaataaggaatctgactggtatccatgaggatgtgggttcaatccctggcctagctcagtgggttggggatccagctttgcctagagctgtgctgtaggttgcagacacagctttgatcccacgttgctgtggctgtggcattgggctggaggctgcagttccgattcaacccctagcctgggaactatcatatgctgtgggtgtggccctaaaaagacaccccccccccaaaaaaaatgcatgtgttaaAGTATTTAGGGAACAAAGTATGATAGCATTTTATTCCATGgcactttttttcctgaaagctgaaaaattacattttcaaactTTCTCCTATAGTTTTCcaacatgactttaaaaaaaattattatacaaaatttcaaacataaacaaaaaataaagagaatagtaTTATGAATACTCATGCACCCATCACCTAGATTTAAAACCTATCAACACAGGGCCAATCTTATTTTTCGCTATACCAGCCATTCACTCCTATACACACCTGGGATCATTTGAAGAAAATCTCTTAATTATCTCAtctattaatttttgtgtataattcTGAAATATggggatttaaaaatataaccaaaatatcATTACCACATCTAAATAGAAGTCAAAATGATAATTCCTAATATACATGAGATATTTGATGTTTATATATCCCCAGttctctgtttgtttatttacctatgtatttatttgtttttatggccacatccacagcatatgaaagttcccaggccagggattgaatctgagctgcagctgtgacctgtgatccttctaacccactgcgccaatttggggatcaaacctacacttctgcagcaaccggagctgctgcagtctgattcttaatccactaggccacagtgggaactccctctcagtttatttttggcattttgtttgtttgaatcagGCTTCTACCATTGTAAATTATATTACAATTGGTTGATAAGTTTAAGattctttaatataaatatataagttcacactcccctttttattttgttccttgaaATTTGTTGACCAGCTCAtgccaaaatgttttaaaagctcttttattatttaagtaatctgttacttaaaaaaatagcttCTCTCAATGTGTAactgtatttttgaaataattagatCCCTCCTTAAACTAAAGGctagtgccacagcagtgcaCTGTGTgaaggaaggtgggggaggggtctgtctTCTCACTGAAATTCTGACACCTAGCACACTAATGAGCCACTCAAGTCCTCCAGGAAATGGCCTAAACTCATATGTGtaaaattcactcatttcttcattcacttgttaaatatttattgagtactttatATTACATAAATACATGCATTATATGTTTATACAATACAGACATCAATTTCAAATGTACCTTCATCTTCAAATaggtattaaaaaatattcccaTGAATAGATGCATTCTGGTTatctttaaaatgattataaCACATATAGAgcctgaaataaataataaatgaaaatctgtCATCTTTCACTAGTGCCCCAAAGATCCAGTGGCTGAATAGAGAGACTAAGAAGAAAATCAGACGAGTAATTCTTTCATATACTATGTATTTAGTATCTACAACTACTATGTACAcagattaaatatattaaagagaTTTATAATTTATTCCAGGTAtaagataagcaatgagaacatGAGGAAAAGTCAAATCTGAAGAACTAGGAAGGCACATTAGAATCTGATGATGGGTTATCTAAGACATGAAAGAGAGGGTAGTGTGACCCTAGGACAGCCGCATCTTTCTCGCCAGGATCTCACCACCTTGGATGTTACCAGGTTGACGCCACTCTCACATGAAGTTGTTAGCAGACAAGCCGCAATTAATATAGGTACAATTGGTCATGTTGCCCATGGGAAATCTACTGTTGTAAAAGCTATATCTGGAGTTCACACTGTTAGATCCAAAAATGAACTAGAAAGAACTATTACAATCAAGCTTGGATATGCTAATACCAAGATTGACAAACTTGATGATGCAAGTTGTCCTCGGCCAGACTGCTATAGACCCTGTGGAAGTAGTACACCTGATAAGTTTCCTACAGACATTACAGGGAACTTCAAACTAGTTAGACATGTTTCCTTGGTTGACTGTCCTGGTCATATTTTGATGGCTACTATGCTGAATGGTGCAGCAGTGGTGGATGCAGCTCTTCTGTTAATAGCTGGTAATGAATCCTGTCCTCAACCTCAGACTTCTGAATATTTGGCTTCCGTAGAAATTATGAAGCTGAAACATATATTgattctacaaaataaaattgatttggTAAAAGAAAGTCAGGCTAAAGGACAGTATGAACAGACTCTTGCATTTGTATAAGGTACAGTAGTGGAAAGAGCACCTATTATTCCAATTTCTGCTCAGCTGAAATATAATATTGAAGTTGTCTGTGAGTATATTGTAAAGAAAATTCCAGTATCTCTAAGAGACTTTACTTCAGAACCTCGGCTTATTGGTATTAGGTCCTTCGATGTCAACAAACCTGGCTGTGAGGTTGATGATCTTAAAGGTGGTATGGCCGGTGGTagtattttaaaaggaggatTAAAGGTGGGCCAGGAGATAGAAGTCAGACCTGGTATCGTTTCCAAAGATTGTGAAGGAAAACTCATGTGTAAACCAATCTTGTCCAAAATTGTATCACTTTTTATGTCACACAATGATCTTCAGTAtgctgctccaggggctcttaTTGGAGTTGGAACAAAAATTGACCCCACTTTGTGCCGGGCTAACAGAAT
Above is a genomic segment from Phacochoerus africanus isolate WHEZ1 chromosome 7, ROS_Pafr_v1, whole genome shotgun sequence containing:
- the LOC125130461 gene encoding LOW QUALITY PROTEIN: eukaryotic translation initiation factor 2 subunit 3, X-linked-like (The sequence of the model RefSeq protein was modified relative to this genomic sequence to represent the inferred CDS: inserted 1 base in 1 codon; substituted 1 base at 1 genomic stop codon), with amino-acid sequence MGYLRHEREGSVTLGQPHLSRQDLTTLDVTRLTPLSHEVVSRQAAINIGTIGHVAHGKSTVVKAISGVHTVRSKNELERTITIKLGYANTKIDKLDDASCPRPDCYRPCGSSTPDKFPTDITGNFKLVRHVSLVDCPGHILMATMLNGAAVVDAALLLIAGNESCPQPQTSEYLASVEIMKLKHILILQNKIDLVKESQAKGQYEQTLAFVXGTVVERAPIIPISAQLKYNIEVVCEYIVKKIPVSLRDFTSEPRLIGIRSFDVNKPGCEVDDLKGGMAGGSILKGGLKVGQEIEVRPGIVSKDCEGKLMCKPILSKIVSLFMSHNDLQYAAPGALIGVGTKIDPTLCRANRXVGQVLGAVGALPESFTELEISYFLLRWLLGVRTKGDRKEAKVQKLSKNEVLMVNIRSLSTGGRVSAVKADLGKIVLTNPVCTEVGEKIALSRRVEKYWRLIGWGQIRRGVTIKPTVDDD